A portion of the Paenibacillus marchantiae genome contains these proteins:
- a CDS encoding quinone oxidoreductase family protein — protein MKAIIHSGHSGLEGLQYTESTSRAPEAGEVQIQLKSAGINHRDLFIMAGRTFQDTPLILGSDGAGVIIAIGDDVENLSVGDEVIIHPTLGWDHAVDIPIVPEIVGGPTDGTLAQYITLPARNALPKPSHLSWTEAGVLSLSALTAYRALFTRGGLKQAEHILIPGIGGGVATYALLIAVAAGAKVTVTSRSEAKRHEALRLGAFQALDSHADWSLQNDLDPVDLILDSIGQSMFPKYFDIIRPGGRIVMYGASSGDDLAVPIRSIFFPQVSLIGTSMGSREEFVQMLQWVEKHDIHPVIDGIYPLQDTAKAFERMEKGEQFGNLAILVE, from the coding sequence ATGAAAGCTATTATACATTCCGGCCATAGCGGCCTTGAAGGTCTTCAATATACAGAGTCAACATCTCGGGCCCCAGAAGCCGGTGAAGTACAGATCCAACTAAAATCTGCTGGAATTAATCATCGTGATCTGTTCATCATGGCAGGACGTACATTCCAGGACACACCACTCATTCTTGGTTCCGATGGAGCAGGTGTAATCATAGCAATTGGAGATGATGTAGAGAACTTATCTGTAGGTGATGAGGTCATTATCCACCCTACTCTCGGTTGGGACCACGCAGTAGACATACCCATTGTGCCCGAAATTGTAGGGGGCCCTACGGATGGAACTCTCGCACAATATATTACGTTGCCTGCTAGAAATGCCTTACCCAAACCCTCTCATCTATCATGGACGGAAGCAGGGGTGTTGTCCCTTTCGGCTTTGACTGCATACCGTGCCCTATTCACTCGTGGCGGACTTAAGCAGGCTGAACACATTCTCATTCCCGGCATTGGTGGTGGTGTAGCGACCTATGCTTTGCTTATCGCCGTAGCCGCTGGTGCCAAAGTGACCGTTACATCCAGAAGCGAAGCCAAGAGACACGAGGCTCTGCGTCTGGGCGCTTTCCAAGCTCTGGACAGTCATGCAGACTGGAGTTTGCAGAATGATCTTGATCCTGTTGATCTCATCTTGGATAGCATCGGACAAAGCATGTTCCCAAAATATTTTGATATAATTAGACCAGGTGGCCGTATCGTGATGTATGGCGCAAGCTCGGGAGATGATCTGGCTGTTCCAATCCGCTCGATCTTTTTCCCGCAAGTTAGCCTGATTGGCACCTCCATGGGCAGCCGTGAAGAGTTTGTCCAGATGCTGCAATGGGTGGAGAAGCATGATATACATCCTGTGATCGATGGTATATATCCGCTACAGGACACAGCGAAAGCATTCGAACGTATGGAAAAGGGAGAGCAGTTTGGCAATCTTGCTATACTCGTGGAGTGA
- a CDS encoding LysR family transcriptional regulator, producing MDAGDLKIFQAVAREGSISKAALALNYVQSNVTTRIKQLEDQLQVPLFHRSNRGMLLTPAGENLLGYADKILHLLYEAEQATQIGNPPAGMLRLGAIETAASSYLTPLLAEYRLCYPEVQHSLITGGTHELNQKVIQHELHGALVYGPIDHPELNYMKVYDEELVLIAEPGTHEMHALLCKPMLFFEVGCTHRAQAEAFLKDQGVHTLNVTEYGTLDTIMNGVSAGIGVSLLPRSSVTKAERRGEVTVLSLPDPYRRLEVGFVHSRSEHQYGALGALVQMITNQKTRTIKE from the coding sequence ATGGATGCAGGAGATTTAAAAATATTTCAGGCGGTTGCCCGCGAAGGCAGTATCAGCAAAGCAGCATTAGCGCTGAATTATGTGCAATCCAATGTAACAACACGAATTAAACAGTTGGAAGATCAGCTGCAAGTACCGCTGTTTCATCGCTCCAACCGGGGCATGTTGCTCACACCAGCGGGTGAGAATTTGCTGGGATATGCGGATAAAATATTACATTTATTATATGAAGCGGAGCAGGCAACGCAGATCGGAAATCCACCTGCAGGGATGCTTCGTCTTGGTGCGATTGAGACCGCTGCCTCCAGTTATCTGACGCCGCTGCTCGCTGAATATCGTTTATGTTACCCCGAGGTTCAGCATTCGTTAATTACAGGGGGGACACATGAACTCAATCAGAAGGTCATTCAACATGAGCTGCATGGAGCTTTGGTATATGGCCCGATCGACCACCCTGAGCTGAACTATATGAAAGTGTACGACGAAGAGTTGGTACTGATTGCAGAACCCGGAACCCATGAAATGCATGCTCTATTGTGCAAACCGATGTTGTTTTTTGAAGTAGGCTGTACCCATCGCGCGCAGGCAGAAGCCTTTTTGAAAGATCAAGGCGTGCACACCCTCAACGTTACGGAATATGGAACACTGGACACCATTATGAATGGCGTATCTGCGGGAATAGGTGTGTCATTGCTCCCACGATCCTCGGTTACGAAAGCCGAAAGGAGAGGCGAGGTTACAGTGTTATCTTTGCCTGATCCGTATCGCAGGTTGGAAGTAGGATTTGTGCATTCCCGGAGTGAGCATCAATACGGAGCGCTGGGTGCACTGGTGCAGATGATAACGAACCAAAAAACCAGAACAATAAAGGAGTAA